One Amaranthus tricolor cultivar Red isolate AtriRed21 chromosome 1, ASM2621246v1, whole genome shotgun sequence DNA window includes the following coding sequences:
- the LOC130813904 gene encoding protein CYPRO4-like, with translation MGAANSREGLDLSDSDDYDERHSDQEQDYDTSEEQLDQDPKTPSSSSIDDVEARLKALKLKYPSLTPTLTPSSALHRKNAVKLYRHVGGGTSDSKWKTADACTSYSFVKSNGDDDEEDDEDEEKDGSYWELRVGSKIRVRVSTDLQLKMFPEQLRIDFVCNGVWALKFFEKNNYYDLFVAEFNDCLFENVHGFKATEENKVKVYGKDFIGWLNPEVADDTMWDAVDDENFGNKTPGSGATSSRLNQDLLEEFEEVANTGIQSLALGALDNSFLVGNDGIQVVKNFRHGIHGKGVCVKFDRSGLKKTDTPSYSTPKKAILMRGETNMMLMSPKMENKPHAPGLHQLDIETGKIVTEWKFAKDGTEILMRDITNDNKGAQLDPSGSTFLGLDDNRLCQWDMRERRGMVQSLADSSSPVLHWNQGHQFSRGTNFQCFASTGDGSIVVGSLDGKIRLYSKTSMRQAKTAFPGLGSPITHVDVTYDGKWVLGTTDTYLILICTLFTDKDGRTKTGFSGRMGNRVSAPRLLKLTPVDAHTAGSNNKFHGGQFSWVTEEGKQERHIVVTVGKFSVIWNFEQVKNSAHECYRNQQGLKSCYCYKIVLKDESIVDSRFMHEKFAVSDTPEAPLVVATPMKVTSFSISNKQ, from the exons ATGGGGGCAGCCAACAGTCGCGAAGGTTTAGACCTTTCAGATTCTGATGATTACGACGAACGCCATTCTGACCAAGAACAAGATTATGATACTTCCGAAGAACAACTTGATCAAGATCCCAAAACCCCATCATCGTCTTCCATAGACGACGTTGAAGCTCGTTTGAAAGCTCTTAAGCTCAAATACCCTTCTTTAACTCCAACTCTTACTCCTTCTTCTGCCTTACATCGAAAAAATGCCGTCAAACTTTACCGGCATGTTGGTGGTGGCACTTCTGATTCTAAATGGAAAACTGCTGATGCTTGTACTTCGTACTCGTTTGTTAAATctaatggtgatgatgatgaggaggaTGATGAAGATGAGGAGAAAGATGGGTCGTATTGGGAATTGCGTGTTGGGTCGaaaattagggttagggtttccACGGATTTACAATTGAAGATGTTTCCAGAACAGTTACggattgattttgtttgtaatGGTGTTTGGGCGTTGAAGTTTTTTGAGAagaataattattatgatttgTTTGTGGCAGAATTCAATGATTGTTTGTTTGAGAATGTTCATGGGTTTAAAGCTACTGAAGAGAATAAGGTTAAAGTTTATGGGAAAGATTTTATTGGGTGGCTTAATCCTGAAGTTGCTGATGATACAATGTGGGATGCTGTTGATGACGAAAATTTTGGAAATAAAACCCCTGGTTCTGGGGCAACCTCATCAAGGTTGAATCAAGACCTTCTCGAAGAATTCGAGGAAGTTGCAAATACAGGGATTCAGAGTTTGGCATTGGGTGCTCTTGATAACAGTTTCCTTGTTGGAAATGATGGTATTCAAGTTGTTAAGAATTTCAGGCATGGAATTCATGGGAAAGGTGTTTGTGTCAAATTTGATCGAAGTGGATTGAAAAAGACGGATACTCCGAGTTATTCGACTCCAAAGAAGGCAATTTTAATGAGGGGGGAAACGAATATGATGTTAATGAGTCCAAAGATGGAGAATAAACCACATGCTCCAGGGCTTCATCAGTTGGATATTGAGACCGGAAAGATTGTTACCGAATGGAAGTTTGCGAAAGATGGCACAGAGATTTTAATGAGAGACATAACTAATGACAACAAAGGGGCACAATTGGATCCCTCTGGCTCGACTTTCTTGGGTTTGGATGACAACAGGTTGTGTCAATGGGATATGCGTGAACGCCGAGGAATGGTGCAGAGTCTTGCTGATTCTAGCTCTCCTGTATTGCACTGGAATCAAGGGCATCAGTTTTCGAGGGGTACGAACTTTCAGTGTTTTGCTTCAACTGGGGATGGTTCAATTGTTGTTGGTTCACTTGATGGCAAGATAAGATTGTATTCTAAGACTTCCATGAGACAGGCTAAGACTGCTTTCCCTGGTCTCGGTTCCCCGATCACTCATGTAGATGTTACCTATGATGGCAAATGGGTGTTAGGTACTACAGATACATATTTGATTCTCATTTGTACCTTGTTTACTGATAAAGATGGAAGGACTAAAACAGGATTCAGTGGTCGTATGGGTAATAGAGTATCAGCTCCTAGATTGCTAAAGTTAACTCCTGTGGATGCTCATACGGCTGGATCAAATAACAAATTCCATGGTGGCCAGTTTTCATGG GTTACCGAAGAAGGAAAACAAGAGCGTCATATAGTTGTAACAGTTGGAAAATTTAGCGTTATATGGAACTTTGAGCAAGTGAAGAACAGTGCCCATGAATGCTATCGGAATCAACAGGGTTTAAAGAGCTGCTACTGCTACAAGATTGTGTTGAAAGACGAGTCAATAGTGGACAGTCGTTTCATGCACGAGAAATTTG